The following proteins are co-located in the Manihot esculenta cultivar AM560-2 chromosome 7, M.esculenta_v8, whole genome shotgun sequence genome:
- the LOC110619167 gene encoding KH domain-containing protein At1g09660/At1g09670 isoform X1: MGERIPPGSYFQYPPSGAHQASPHRSCSLPSDRERCLAELLAERQKLVPFIQVLPHCSRLLNHEIRRVTGFSQGFVDHERYEHDSPYRSLGQQPNGRSMELEAWSGMQTEENEHLQRMASFHATSVGWPGVPGVATTPVIKRVVRLDVPVDKYPNQYNFVGRILGPRGNSLKRVEAMTECRVYIRGKGSVKDSVKVLPQIALPQLSLMEEKLKDKPGYEHLNEPLHVLVEAEFPEDIINARLDHAITILESLLKPVDESLDQYKKQQLRELAMLNGTLREESPGMSPSMSPSMSPFNTAGMKRAKTGR, translated from the exons ATGGGAGAGAGAATCCCACCTGGGAGTTACTTCCAGTACCCTCCTTCTGGTGCCCATCAAGCTTCTCCTCATAGGTCCTGTTCTCTTCCTTCAGATCGTGAAAG ATGCTTGGCTGAATTACTGGCAGAGAGGCAAAAGTTGGTACCATTTATACAAGTTCTACCACACTGTAGCAGGCTTCTTAATCATG AAATCAGACGAGTAACAGGTTTCAGTCAAGGTTTTGTAGATCATGAAAGATATGAACATGATAGTCCTTATCGATCATTAGGTCAGCAGCCAAATGGAAGATCAATGGAATTGGAAGCATGGTCTGGTATGCAAACAGAG GAAAATGAGCATCTTCAAAGAATGGCCTCATTTCATGCTACTTCAGTGGGCTGGCCTGGGGTCCCTGGAGTCGCAACCACACCTGTCATAAAGAGAGTGGTCAGACTTGATGTTCCAGTTGACAAATATCCAAAT CAGTATAATTTTGTCGGCCGAATACTGGGACCCCGTGGAAATTCCTTGAAAAGAGTTGAGGCCATGACTGAATGCAGGGTGTATATAAGAGGCAAGGGGTCTGTGAAGGATTCTGTAAAG GTGTTGCCACAAATAGCTCTTCCCCAACTTTCTCTAATG gagGAGAAACTAAAAGATAAACCTGGTTATGAACACCTCAATGAGCCACTGCACGTGTTGGTGGAGGCTGAATTTCCAGAGGATATAATAAATGCCCGCTTGGATCATGCCATAACAATACTAGAAAGCCTCTTGAAGCCTGTG gatgaatccttggaTCAGTATAAAAAGCAGCAATTAAGGGAATTGGCTATGCTTAATGGTACACTAAGGGAGGAAAGTCCAGGTATGAGCCCAAGCATGAGTCCGAGCATGTCACCCTTCAACACTGCAGGAATGAAACGGGCCAAGACGGGAAGATAA
- the LOC110619167 gene encoding KH domain-containing protein At1g09660/At1g09670 isoform X2 — protein MGERIPPGSYFQYPPSGAHQASPHRSCSLPSDRERCLAELLAERQKLVPFIQVLPHCSRLLNHEIRRVTGFSQGFVDHERYEHDSPYRSLGQQPNGRSMELEAWSGMQTEENEHLQRMASFHATSVGWPGVPGVATTPVIKRVVRLDVPVDKYPNYNFVGRILGPRGNSLKRVEAMTECRVYIRGKGSVKDSVKVLPQIALPQLSLMEEKLKDKPGYEHLNEPLHVLVEAEFPEDIINARLDHAITILESLLKPVDESLDQYKKQQLRELAMLNGTLREESPGMSPSMSPSMSPFNTAGMKRAKTGR, from the exons ATGGGAGAGAGAATCCCACCTGGGAGTTACTTCCAGTACCCTCCTTCTGGTGCCCATCAAGCTTCTCCTCATAGGTCCTGTTCTCTTCCTTCAGATCGTGAAAG ATGCTTGGCTGAATTACTGGCAGAGAGGCAAAAGTTGGTACCATTTATACAAGTTCTACCACACTGTAGCAGGCTTCTTAATCATG AAATCAGACGAGTAACAGGTTTCAGTCAAGGTTTTGTAGATCATGAAAGATATGAACATGATAGTCCTTATCGATCATTAGGTCAGCAGCCAAATGGAAGATCAATGGAATTGGAAGCATGGTCTGGTATGCAAACAGAG GAAAATGAGCATCTTCAAAGAATGGCCTCATTTCATGCTACTTCAGTGGGCTGGCCTGGGGTCCCTGGAGTCGCAACCACACCTGTCATAAAGAGAGTGGTCAGACTTGATGTTCCAGTTGACAAATATCCAAAT TATAATTTTGTCGGCCGAATACTGGGACCCCGTGGAAATTCCTTGAAAAGAGTTGAGGCCATGACTGAATGCAGGGTGTATATAAGAGGCAAGGGGTCTGTGAAGGATTCTGTAAAG GTGTTGCCACAAATAGCTCTTCCCCAACTTTCTCTAATG gagGAGAAACTAAAAGATAAACCTGGTTATGAACACCTCAATGAGCCACTGCACGTGTTGGTGGAGGCTGAATTTCCAGAGGATATAATAAATGCCCGCTTGGATCATGCCATAACAATACTAGAAAGCCTCTTGAAGCCTGTG gatgaatccttggaTCAGTATAAAAAGCAGCAATTAAGGGAATTGGCTATGCTTAATGGTACACTAAGGGAGGAAAGTCCAGGTATGAGCCCAAGCATGAGTCCGAGCATGTCACCCTTCAACACTGCAGGAATGAAACGGGCCAAGACGGGAAGATAA
- the LOC110619167 gene encoding KH domain-containing protein At1g09660/At1g09670 isoform X3: protein MGERIPPGSYFQYPPSGAHQASPHRSCSLPSDRERCLAELLAERQKLVPFIQVLPHCSRLLNHEIRRVTGFSQGFVDHERYEHDSPYRSLGQQPNGRSMELEAWSGMQTEENEHLQRMASFHATSVGWPGVPGVATTPVIKRVVRLDVPVDKYPNQYNFVGRILGPRGNSLKRVEAMTECRVYIRGKGSVKDSVKEEKLKDKPGYEHLNEPLHVLVEAEFPEDIINARLDHAITILESLLKPVDESLDQYKKQQLRELAMLNGTLREESPGMSPSMSPSMSPFNTAGMKRAKTGR from the exons ATGGGAGAGAGAATCCCACCTGGGAGTTACTTCCAGTACCCTCCTTCTGGTGCCCATCAAGCTTCTCCTCATAGGTCCTGTTCTCTTCCTTCAGATCGTGAAAG ATGCTTGGCTGAATTACTGGCAGAGAGGCAAAAGTTGGTACCATTTATACAAGTTCTACCACACTGTAGCAGGCTTCTTAATCATG AAATCAGACGAGTAACAGGTTTCAGTCAAGGTTTTGTAGATCATGAAAGATATGAACATGATAGTCCTTATCGATCATTAGGTCAGCAGCCAAATGGAAGATCAATGGAATTGGAAGCATGGTCTGGTATGCAAACAGAG GAAAATGAGCATCTTCAAAGAATGGCCTCATTTCATGCTACTTCAGTGGGCTGGCCTGGGGTCCCTGGAGTCGCAACCACACCTGTCATAAAGAGAGTGGTCAGACTTGATGTTCCAGTTGACAAATATCCAAAT CAGTATAATTTTGTCGGCCGAATACTGGGACCCCGTGGAAATTCCTTGAAAAGAGTTGAGGCCATGACTGAATGCAGGGTGTATATAAGAGGCAAGGGGTCTGTGAAGGATTCTGTAAAG gagGAGAAACTAAAAGATAAACCTGGTTATGAACACCTCAATGAGCCACTGCACGTGTTGGTGGAGGCTGAATTTCCAGAGGATATAATAAATGCCCGCTTGGATCATGCCATAACAATACTAGAAAGCCTCTTGAAGCCTGTG gatgaatccttggaTCAGTATAAAAAGCAGCAATTAAGGGAATTGGCTATGCTTAATGGTACACTAAGGGAGGAAAGTCCAGGTATGAGCCCAAGCATGAGTCCGAGCATGTCACCCTTCAACACTGCAGGAATGAAACGGGCCAAGACGGGAAGATAA
- the LOC110619167 gene encoding KH domain-containing protein At1g09660/At1g09670 isoform X4 has product MGERIPPGSYFQYPPSGAHQASPHRSCSLPSDRERCLAELLAERQKLVPFIQVLPHCSRLLNHEIRRVTGFSQGFVDHERYEHDSPYRSLGQQPNGRSMELEAWSGMQTEENEHLQRMASFHATSVGWPGVPGVATTPVIKRVVRLDVPVDKYPNYNFVGRILGPRGNSLKRVEAMTECRVYIRGKGSVKDSVKEEKLKDKPGYEHLNEPLHVLVEAEFPEDIINARLDHAITILESLLKPVDESLDQYKKQQLRELAMLNGTLREESPGMSPSMSPSMSPFNTAGMKRAKTGR; this is encoded by the exons ATGGGAGAGAGAATCCCACCTGGGAGTTACTTCCAGTACCCTCCTTCTGGTGCCCATCAAGCTTCTCCTCATAGGTCCTGTTCTCTTCCTTCAGATCGTGAAAG ATGCTTGGCTGAATTACTGGCAGAGAGGCAAAAGTTGGTACCATTTATACAAGTTCTACCACACTGTAGCAGGCTTCTTAATCATG AAATCAGACGAGTAACAGGTTTCAGTCAAGGTTTTGTAGATCATGAAAGATATGAACATGATAGTCCTTATCGATCATTAGGTCAGCAGCCAAATGGAAGATCAATGGAATTGGAAGCATGGTCTGGTATGCAAACAGAG GAAAATGAGCATCTTCAAAGAATGGCCTCATTTCATGCTACTTCAGTGGGCTGGCCTGGGGTCCCTGGAGTCGCAACCACACCTGTCATAAAGAGAGTGGTCAGACTTGATGTTCCAGTTGACAAATATCCAAAT TATAATTTTGTCGGCCGAATACTGGGACCCCGTGGAAATTCCTTGAAAAGAGTTGAGGCCATGACTGAATGCAGGGTGTATATAAGAGGCAAGGGGTCTGTGAAGGATTCTGTAAAG gagGAGAAACTAAAAGATAAACCTGGTTATGAACACCTCAATGAGCCACTGCACGTGTTGGTGGAGGCTGAATTTCCAGAGGATATAATAAATGCCCGCTTGGATCATGCCATAACAATACTAGAAAGCCTCTTGAAGCCTGTG gatgaatccttggaTCAGTATAAAAAGCAGCAATTAAGGGAATTGGCTATGCTTAATGGTACACTAAGGGAGGAAAGTCCAGGTATGAGCCCAAGCATGAGTCCGAGCATGTCACCCTTCAACACTGCAGGAATGAAACGGGCCAAGACGGGAAGATAA
- the LOC110619637 gene encoding elongation factor 1-gamma isoform X1: MLLQVLHSGKTNKNAFKTLIAAEYSKVKVELVENFEMGVSNKTPEFLKMNPIGKVPVLETPDGPVFESNAIARYVTRLKADNPLYGSSVIDYARIEQWIDFASLEIDANLLAWIKPRMGYAQYLPPVEEATISALKRGLGALNTHLASNTYLVGHSVTLADIITTCNLSMGFAYLMTKSFTSEFPHVERYFWTMVNQPNFKKILGEVKQTESVIPIQSTKKPAQPKESAKSKPKDEPKKEAKKEKEPAKPKEAAEEEEEAPKPKPKNPLDLLPPSKMILDEWKRLYSNTKTNFREVAIKGFWDMYDPEGYSLWFCDYKYNDENTVSFVTLNKVSGFLQRMDLARKYAFGKMLVIGENPPYKVKGLWLFRGQEIPQFVIDECYDMELYEWKKVDLSDEAQKERVNQMIEDQEPFEGEPLLDAKCFK; this comes from the exons ATGTTGTTGCAGGTACTACATTCAGGGAAGACCAACAAAAATGCTTTCAAGACACTGATTGCTGCAGAGTACTCTAAGGTGAAAGTTGAATTAGTTGAGAATTTTGAGATGGGTGTCTCCAATAAAACTCCTGAATTCCTCAAGATGAATCCAATTGGGAag GTTCCCGTGTTGGAGACACCTGATGGACCTGTATTTGAGAGCAATGCTATTGCCCGTTATG TTACCCGCTTGAAGGCAGACAATCCTTTATATGGTTCATCCGTTATTGATtat GCACGTATTGAGCAGTGGATTGATTTTGCATCATTGGAGATTGATGCCAACCTTTTGGCTTGGATTAAACCTAGAATGGGATATGCCCAATATCTTCCTCCA GTTGAGGAAGCTACAATTTCTGCATTGAAGAGAGGTTTGGGTGCTTTGAACACTCATCTTGCCTCAAACACCTACTTGGTTGGGCATTCTGTGACCTTGGCTGACATTATTACCACATGCAATCTCTCTATGGGATTTGCTTACCTCATGACTAAGAGCTTTACTTCAGAATTCCCTCATGTTGAGAGATACTTCTGGACCATGGTTAATCAACCAAATTTCAAAAAGATATTGGGTGAAGTCAAGCAGACAGAATCAGTTATTCCTATCCAGTCCACAAAGAAACCTGCCCAGCCCAAAGAATCTGCTAAATCAAAGCCTAAGGATGAACCTAAGAAAGAAGCCAAAAAGGAGAAAGAGCCAGCAAAGCCTAAAGAAGCTgctgaggaagaggaagaggcaCCAAAGCCCAAGCCCAAGAATCCTCTTGATTTGTTGCCTCCAAGTAAGATGATACTGGATGAGTGGAAGAGACTGTACTCAAACACCAAGACCAACTTCCGCGAGGTTGCAATTAAAG GATTTTGGGATATGTATGATCCTGAGGGGTACTCACTATGGTTCTGTGATTATAAATACAATGATGAGAACACAGTGTCATTTGTTACTCTGAATAAGGTCAGTGGATTTCTTCAACGGATGGATCTGGCTCGCAAGTATGCATTTGGAAAAATGCTAGTGATTGGGGAAAACCCTCCATACAAGGTTAAGGGGCTGTGGCTTTTCCGAGGCCAAGAAATTCCACAATTTGTTATTGACGAGTGCTATGACATGGAACTGTATGAGTGGAAGAAGGTCGATCTCTCTGATGAAGCTCAAAAGGAGCGTGTCAATCAGATGATTGAAGATCAGGAGCCTTTCGAGGGAGAGCCTCTTTTGGATGCCAAGTGCTTCAAGTGA
- the LOC110619637 gene encoding elongation factor 1-gamma isoform X2, which translates to MALVLHSGKTNKNAFKTLIAAEYSKVKVELVENFEMGVSNKTPEFLKMNPIGKVPVLETPDGPVFESNAIARYVTRLKADNPLYGSSVIDYARIEQWIDFASLEIDANLLAWIKPRMGYAQYLPPVEEATISALKRGLGALNTHLASNTYLVGHSVTLADIITTCNLSMGFAYLMTKSFTSEFPHVERYFWTMVNQPNFKKILGEVKQTESVIPIQSTKKPAQPKESAKSKPKDEPKKEAKKEKEPAKPKEAAEEEEEAPKPKPKNPLDLLPPSKMILDEWKRLYSNTKTNFREVAIKGFWDMYDPEGYSLWFCDYKYNDENTVSFVTLNKVSGFLQRMDLARKYAFGKMLVIGENPPYKVKGLWLFRGQEIPQFVIDECYDMELYEWKKVDLSDEAQKERVNQMIEDQEPFEGEPLLDAKCFK; encoded by the exons ATGGCTCTG GTACTACATTCAGGGAAGACCAACAAAAATGCTTTCAAGACACTGATTGCTGCAGAGTACTCTAAGGTGAAAGTTGAATTAGTTGAGAATTTTGAGATGGGTGTCTCCAATAAAACTCCTGAATTCCTCAAGATGAATCCAATTGGGAag GTTCCCGTGTTGGAGACACCTGATGGACCTGTATTTGAGAGCAATGCTATTGCCCGTTATG TTACCCGCTTGAAGGCAGACAATCCTTTATATGGTTCATCCGTTATTGATtat GCACGTATTGAGCAGTGGATTGATTTTGCATCATTGGAGATTGATGCCAACCTTTTGGCTTGGATTAAACCTAGAATGGGATATGCCCAATATCTTCCTCCA GTTGAGGAAGCTACAATTTCTGCATTGAAGAGAGGTTTGGGTGCTTTGAACACTCATCTTGCCTCAAACACCTACTTGGTTGGGCATTCTGTGACCTTGGCTGACATTATTACCACATGCAATCTCTCTATGGGATTTGCTTACCTCATGACTAAGAGCTTTACTTCAGAATTCCCTCATGTTGAGAGATACTTCTGGACCATGGTTAATCAACCAAATTTCAAAAAGATATTGGGTGAAGTCAAGCAGACAGAATCAGTTATTCCTATCCAGTCCACAAAGAAACCTGCCCAGCCCAAAGAATCTGCTAAATCAAAGCCTAAGGATGAACCTAAGAAAGAAGCCAAAAAGGAGAAAGAGCCAGCAAAGCCTAAAGAAGCTgctgaggaagaggaagaggcaCCAAAGCCCAAGCCCAAGAATCCTCTTGATTTGTTGCCTCCAAGTAAGATGATACTGGATGAGTGGAAGAGACTGTACTCAAACACCAAGACCAACTTCCGCGAGGTTGCAATTAAAG GATTTTGGGATATGTATGATCCTGAGGGGTACTCACTATGGTTCTGTGATTATAAATACAATGATGAGAACACAGTGTCATTTGTTACTCTGAATAAGGTCAGTGGATTTCTTCAACGGATGGATCTGGCTCGCAAGTATGCATTTGGAAAAATGCTAGTGATTGGGGAAAACCCTCCATACAAGGTTAAGGGGCTGTGGCTTTTCCGAGGCCAAGAAATTCCACAATTTGTTATTGACGAGTGCTATGACATGGAACTGTATGAGTGGAAGAAGGTCGATCTCTCTGATGAAGCTCAAAAGGAGCGTGTCAATCAGATGATTGAAGATCAGGAGCCTTTCGAGGGAGAGCCTCTTTTGGATGCCAAGTGCTTCAAGTGA
- the LOC110618521 gene encoding ras-related protein RABA2a, which produces MARRPDEEYDYLFKVVLIGDSGVGKSNLLSRFTRNEFCLESKSTIGVEFATRTLQVEGRTVKAQIWDTAGQERYRAITSAYYRGALGALLVYDVTKPTTFENVSRWLKELRDHADANIVIMLIGNKTDLKHLRAVATEDAQGYAEREGLSFIETSALEATNVEKAFQTILSEIYRIISKKSLSSEEQAPANIKEGKTIVVGGGEGNNKKPCCSSS; this is translated from the exons ATGGCGAGGAGACCAGATGAGGAATATGATTACCTTTTCAAGGTTGTATTAATAGGCGATTCTGGTGTAGGAAAATCCAATCTTCTTTCCCGATTTACTCGCAACGAGTTCTGTTTGGAATCCAAGTCCACCATTGGTGTTGAATTTGCTACTCGTACTCTTCAA GTTGAAGGAAGGACTGTGAAAGCTCAAATATGGGACACTGCAGGGCAGGAACGATACAGAGCAATAACCAGTGCCTATTATAGAGGTGCACTTGGAGCTCTTCTAGTATATGATGTTACAAAACCAACAACATTCGAAAACGTCAGCCGCTGGCTGAAGGAGCTGAGAGACCATGCCGATGCCAATATTGTGATCATGCTAATCGGTAACAAGACTGACCTGAAACATCTCCGAGCAGTAGCTACCGAGGATGCTCAAGGTTATGCAGAGAGAGAAGGACTCTCATTTATTGAAACGTCGGCTCTTGAAGCAACAAATGTTGAGAAGGCTTTCCAGACAATTCTGTCCGAAATATATCGGATAATTAGTAAGAAATCACTTTCATCAGAAGAACAAGCACCTGCCAATATCAAAGAAGGGAAGACCATTGTGGTTGGAGGAGGTGAGGGTAATAATAAGAAACCTTGCTGCTCTTCTTCTTAA
- the LOC110619405 gene encoding ras-related protein RABD1, producing the protein MSNEYDYLFKLLLIGDSSVGKSCLLLRFADDSYVDSYISTIGVDFKIRTVELDGKTIKLQIWDTAGQERFRTITSSYYRGAHGIIIVYDVTEMESFNNVKQWLNEIDRYANDSVCKLLVGNKCDLVENKVVDTQTAKAFADELGIPFLETSAKDSINVEQAFLTMAGEIKKKLGSQPTASKSTGTVQMKGQPIQQKNNCCG; encoded by the exons ATGAGCAACGAATA CGATTATCTCTTTAAGCTGCTGCTAATCGGAGACTCCTCCGTTGGAAAATCGTGTCTGCTTCTTAGATTTGCC GACGATTCTTATGTGGACAGCTATATCAGTACTATTGGTGTTGATTTT AAAATCAGAACTGTGGAGCTGGATGGCAAGACAATTAAGCTGCAGATT tGGGATACTGCTGGACAGGAGCGTTTCCGGACTATAACCAGTAGCTATTACCGAGGTGCACATGGGATAATT ATAGTCTATGATGTTACTGAGATGGAGAGCTTCAACAATGTCAAGCAGTGGTTGAATGAGATTGACAGATATGCAAATGATAGCGTGTGCAAACTTTTAGTTGGAAATAAATGTGATCTAGTTGAGAACAAGGTTGTGGACACACAAACTGCAAAG GCATTTGCAGATGAGCTTGGAATTCCTTTCCTAGAGACGAGTGCTAAAGATTCGATTAATGTGGAGCAGGCTTTCTTGACCATGGCTGGGGAAATTAAGAAAAA ATTGGGTAGCCAGCCAACTGCAAGCAAATCAACAGGAACTGTTCAAATGAAGGGACAGCCAATCCAGCAGAAGAACAACTGTTGTGGTTAG